Proteins from one Pseudostreptobacillus hongkongensis genomic window:
- a CDS encoding extracellular solute-binding protein, with translation MKMKKMLIMALVCSLTLLGCKNEKSNQETAGGEKLSGNLITKDPREATIFAIFQGKAIDGELPVFKKAFEETNIKLVGVASQNQSDEVQGYNLMLSSGSLPDIIAYERVSDFENLGMEGGLIPLEDLIDKYAPNLKKFFEENPRYKKDAIAADGHIYIIPNYNDYFNLKTTQGYYIRKDWLKKLNLKEPKTVDELYKTLVAFRDKDPNGNGKKDEVPLFLRGNITRKIMMGLADIFKVSVVWYDDKGMPKYGPAQQEYKEAMIQLAKWYKEGLIDKEVFTRGMGSRDYMLSNNLGGFTNDWFSSTGSYNDKLASKIPGFDFSVMLPPEYKGNNKTLFVRPTYMGGWGITSAAKNPMELIKYFDFWYSEAGRRLWNFGVEGQDYNMVDGKPVFTDKILKDPEGKNPLAVLRATGAQYRLGMFQDAEAEKQLSGQNAAVDLYINSNVIQEDLPVLKYTKEEAKEFLKIDTQLRTYTEEMTQKWILGVSDVEKDWDNYIKRLNEIGLNRAQEIQKVAYARFMK, from the coding sequence ATGAAAATGAAAAAAATGTTAATCATGGCTTTGGTTTGTTCATTAACTTTATTAGGTTGTAAAAATGAAAAATCTAATCAAGAAACAGCAGGGGGAGAAAAATTATCAGGAAATTTAATTACTAAAGATCCTAGAGAAGCAACAATATTTGCTATTTTCCAAGGTAAAGCAATAGATGGGGAATTACCTGTGTTTAAAAAAGCTTTTGAAGAAACAAATATAAAACTTGTAGGGGTTGCATCACAAAATCAAAGTGATGAAGTTCAAGGATATAATTTAATGTTATCTTCAGGAAGTTTACCAGATATAATCGCATATGAACGTGTTTCTGATTTTGAAAACTTAGGAATGGAAGGAGGACTTATACCTCTTGAAGATTTAATAGATAAATATGCCCCAAATTTAAAGAAATTCTTTGAAGAAAATCCTAGATATAAGAAAGATGCTATAGCAGCTGATGGACATATATATATTATACCTAACTATAATGATTACTTTAATTTAAAAACAACACAAGGTTATTATATAAGAAAAGATTGGTTGAAAAAATTAAATCTTAAAGAACCAAAAACAGTAGATGAACTATATAAGACTCTTGTAGCATTTAGAGATAAGGATCCTAATGGAAATGGTAAAAAAGATGAAGTACCTTTATTCTTAAGAGGAAATATTACAAGAAAGATAATGATGGGGCTTGCAGATATATTTAAGGTAAGTGTCGTTTGGTATGATGATAAAGGAATGCCTAAATATGGTCCAGCACAACAAGAATATAAAGAAGCTATGATACAACTTGCTAAATGGTATAAAGAAGGTCTTATAGATAAAGAAGTATTTACAAGAGGTATGGGTTCAAGAGATTATATGCTTTCAAATAATTTAGGAGGATTTACAAATGACTGGTTCTCAAGCACTGGATCATATAATGATAAATTAGCTTCAAAAATACCTGGATTTGATTTTTCTGTTATGTTACCACCAGAATATAAAGGAAATAATAAAACATTATTTGTTAGACCAACATATATGGGAGGTTGGGGTATAACATCAGCAGCTAAAAATCCTATGGAACTTATTAAATACTTTGATTTCTGGTATTCAGAAGCAGGAAGAAGATTATGGAATTTTGGAGTAGAAGGACAAGACTATAATATGGTAGATGGAAAACCTGTATTTACAGATAAGATTCTAAAAGATCCAGAAGGTAAGAATCCATTAGCGGTATTAAGAGCAACAGGAGCTCAATATAGATTAGGTATGTTCCAAGATGCAGAAGCAGAAAAACAATTATCAGGACAAAATGCTGCAGTAGATCTATATATAAACTCTAATGTTATACAAGAAGATTTACCAGTTTTAAAATATACAAAAGAAGAAGCAAAAGAATTCTTAAAGATAGATACACAATTAAGAACATATACAGAAGAAATGACACAAAAATGGATACTTGGTGTTTCAGATGTAGAAAAAGATTGGGATAACTATATTAAGAGATTAAATGAAATAGGTTTAAATAGAGCTCAAGAAATCCAAAAAGTAGCTTATGCAAGATTTATGAAATAG
- a CDS encoding extracellular solute-binding protein — protein MMKKKITYLFLIAAMLLTSCGKSNTNGASTDADKKLEGHLITEKPEELTVFAIHLGKALKSDAPVYKKAFEMTNINLKNVASQNQTDQKEAFNLLVSSGELPDIVAYEFTEDLEGLGIDGGLVPLEDLIEKYAPNIKKFWEENPRYKKDAIAADGHIYMIPNYYDYFNFMPSTGYYIRKDWIKKLNLKEPTTVEDLYNTLVAFRDKDPNGNGKKDEVPIFSRGDTIAKVLQPLTDIFKARAIWYDEKDNVKFGPAQPEYKEAMKQLAKWYKEGLIDKEIFTRGITSRDYMLSNNLGGFTIDWFGSTSSYNSKLDKTIPNFDFSIIAPSEFKGDNKTYQARTTYLGGWGISTNSKHAIEAIKYFDFWYSPEGRRLWNFGIEGEEYTLKDGKPIFTDKVLKNSEGKTPLAVIRESGAQFRLGMAQDSEYEKQWYVKEAVDAIDFYLKNNYVHELMPILKYTKDESKEFIKINAQLNAYAEEMSQKWILGVSDVDKDWDSYIKRLNDIGLEKAEKIQKEAFMRFTK, from the coding sequence ATGATGAAAAAGAAAATAACATATTTATTTTTAATAGCTGCAATGTTATTAACTTCTTGTGGTAAATCTAATACAAATGGAGCTAGTACAGATGCTGATAAAAAATTAGAAGGACATTTAATTACTGAAAAACCTGAAGAATTAACAGTTTTTGCAATTCATTTAGGTAAAGCATTAAAATCAGATGCACCAGTTTATAAAAAAGCTTTTGAAATGACAAATATTAATTTAAAAAATGTTGCTTCACAAAATCAAACAGATCAAAAAGAAGCGTTTAATTTATTGGTATCTTCAGGAGAATTACCAGATATAGTTGCGTATGAATTTACTGAAGATTTAGAAGGATTAGGAATAGATGGAGGGCTTGTACCTTTAGAAGATCTAATAGAAAAATATGCACCTAATATTAAGAAATTCTGGGAAGAAAATCCTAGATATAAAAAAGATGCTATAGCAGCAGATGGACATATATATATGATACCTAATTATTATGATTATTTTAATTTTATGCCTTCAACAGGATATTATATAAGAAAAGATTGGATTAAAAAATTAAATCTTAAAGAACCAACAACAGTTGAAGATTTATACAATACTTTAGTAGCATTTAGAGATAAAGATCCAAATGGAAACGGTAAAAAAGATGAAGTTCCTATATTTAGTAGAGGAGATACTATTGCTAAAGTTTTACAACCATTAACAGATATATTTAAAGCAAGAGCAATTTGGTATGATGAAAAAGATAATGTTAAATTTGGTCCTGCTCAACCAGAATATAAAGAAGCAATGAAACAACTTGCTAAATGGTATAAAGAAGGATTAATAGATAAAGAAATATTCACAAGAGGAATCACATCTAGAGATTATATGCTTTCTAATAATTTAGGAGGATTTACTATAGATTGGTTTGGAAGTACAAGTTCATATAATAGTAAACTTGATAAAACTATACCTAATTTTGATTTCAGTATAATAGCTCCTTCTGAATTTAAAGGAGATAATAAAACATACCAAGCAAGAACAACTTATTTAGGAGGATGGGGAATTAGTACTAATTCTAAACATGCAATAGAAGCAATCAAATACTTTGATTTTTGGTATTCACCTGAAGGAAGAAGATTATGGAACTTTGGTATAGAAGGAGAAGAATATACATTAAAAGACGGTAAACCTATATTTACTGATAAAGTATTGAAAAATTCTGAAGGTAAAACACCTTTAGCAGTAATTAGAGAGTCTGGAGCACAATTTAGACTTGGAATGGCACAAGATTCTGAATATGAAAAACAATGGTATGTAAAAGAAGCTGTTGATGCTATAGACTTTTACTTAAAAAATAATTATGTTCATGAATTAATGCCTATATTAAAATATACTAAAGATGAATCTAAAGAGTTTATAAAAATAAATGCTCAATTAAATGCTTATGCAGAAGAAATGTCACAAAAATGGATATTAGGAGTATCTGATGTTGATAAAGATTGGGATAGCTATATCAAGAGATTAAATGATATAGGTTTAGAAAAAGCTGAAAAAATACAAAAAGAAGCATTTATGAGATTTACAAAATAA
- a CDS encoding polysaccharide lyase 8 family protein gives MKNILLFIIAILLTTSISFSFNQKNEFDKVRKKWFEIIMGLPENPDNQTKKDIEKYIVQIETNAEKALNKIIKEENSEGLFTDLKNMKNGAQVLSSFENVKSMSKAYMMPGSKYYKNEELKQTIIKSLEWLNKNAYHEDLPELGNWWQWEIGIPKSINEIGVIMYGDIPKELITKLTNASKYFQPKATHSGSSVAAQHSTSPKERVSKGGNRMDTAIISFGRGIITNDKKEAMNGVNAIGEIGAIVESHDGFYSDGSFIQHENVAYSGTYASVLFNGLGTMMYISEGTSFLPKDSRLENLYESIVKGYSFLMINGGINDSVSGRSISRDNSSDLERAKSLIAAFAIISEGVEAPYKEEIRKLVKKSVLENNYSNLVEKINNPVIKKVVKDIVNDKNIKVEELNGTKIFSSMDRAVQVSKREGKFLVSMHSSRIANFETMNGENLKGWYTGDGMTYIYAMNSSAYTDYWPTVDSIHIPGTTESINDRTAGSGERRIPKSVSPNSWAGGSTDGHVAMVGMDFISWNDKTVAKKSWFMLGEEIISIGSGISSSDGQIHTTLDNRIIDNNQIISVNGENIKENINIFASKGMYVNFSDKKTNENIGYKIIDVPNLSIKLENRKGTWKEIGGKSQEIKEKTYFKLYTNHGENPYDSKYAYVILPMFNEEEVKKYDVDNIKIIRQDNDVHAIYDKKRNITGYNFWTDKEIKINDVKVNSKLSLIKIEKGKSIILAISDPTHLSKKETLIELDGKYQLLSENKDVKLEITNNITKIKVNLVNQGKSVVINLKKI, from the coding sequence ATGAAAAATATTCTATTGTTTATTATAGCAATATTATTAACTACTTCAATTTCATTTAGTTTTAATCAAAAAAATGAATTTGATAAAGTAAGAAAAAAATGGTTTGAAATAATTATGGGATTACCTGAAAATCCAGATAATCAAACTAAGAAAGATATAGAAAAATATATAGTTCAAATTGAAACTAATGCTGAAAAAGCGTTAAATAAAATAATTAAAGAAGAAAATAGTGAAGGTTTGTTTACTGATTTAAAAAATATGAAAAATGGGGCACAAGTGTTAAGTTCTTTTGAAAATGTAAAATCAATGTCAAAAGCATATATGATGCCGGGGAGTAAATATTATAAAAATGAAGAATTAAAGCAAACTATCATTAAATCATTAGAATGGTTAAATAAAAATGCATATCATGAAGATTTGCCTGAACTTGGGAATTGGTGGCAGTGGGAAATAGGTATCCCTAAAAGTATTAATGAGATAGGTGTAATAATGTATGGTGATATACCTAAAGAATTAATAACTAAATTAACAAATGCTTCAAAATATTTTCAACCTAAGGCAACACATTCAGGATCAAGTGTGGCAGCACAACATTCTACTTCACCTAAAGAAAGAGTTTCAAAAGGTGGAAATAGAATGGATACAGCTATAATTTCATTTGGAAGAGGTATAATAACAAATGATAAAAAAGAAGCTATGAATGGAGTAAATGCTATAGGTGAAATTGGTGCTATAGTTGAAAGTCATGATGGATTTTATTCAGATGGTTCTTTTATACAACATGAAAATGTAGCATATAGTGGTACTTATGCAAGTGTCCTATTTAATGGATTAGGTACAATGATGTATATAAGTGAAGGAACTAGTTTTTTACCTAAAGATTCTAGACTTGAAAATTTATATGAGTCTATAGTAAAAGGTTATAGTTTTTTAATGATAAATGGAGGAATAAACGATTCTGTAAGTGGTAGATCTATATCAAGAGATAACTCTAGTGATTTAGAGAGAGCTAAATCATTAATTGCAGCATTTGCAATTATTTCAGAAGGAGTTGAAGCTCCATATAAGGAAGAAATTAGAAAATTAGTTAAAAAAAGTGTGCTTGAAAATAATTATTCTAATTTAGTAGAAAAAATTAATAATCCTGTAATAAAAAAAGTAGTAAAAGATATAGTTAATGATAAAAATATAAAAGTTGAAGAACTAAATGGAACTAAAATATTTTCTTCTATGGATAGAGCAGTTCAAGTAAGTAAAAGAGAAGGTAAATTTTTAGTTTCCATGCATTCTTCAAGAATAGCTAATTTTGAAACTATGAATGGAGAAAATCTTAAAGGTTGGTATACAGGAGATGGAATGACATATATTTATGCTATGAATTCATCAGCTTATACAGATTATTGGCCAACTGTAGATAGTATTCATATTCCAGGAACTACAGAAAGTATAAATGATAGAACTGCTGGAAGTGGAGAAAGAAGAATACCTAAATCTGTAAGTCCTAATTCTTGGGCTGGAGGATCAACTGATGGACATGTAGCAATGGTTGGTATGGACTTTATATCTTGGAATGATAAAACTGTTGCAAAAAAATCGTGGTTTATGTTAGGTGAAGAAATAATTTCTATAGGATCAGGTATTTCTAGTAGTGATGGACAAATACATACTACTTTAGATAATAGAATAATTGATAATAATCAAATAATAAGTGTTAATGGAGAAAATATAAAAGAAAATATAAATATATTTGCTTCAAAAGGAATGTATGTAAACTTTAGTGATAAAAAAACAAATGAAAATATAGGTTATAAAATAATAGATGTACCTAATTTATCAATAAAATTAGAAAATAGAAAGGGTACTTGGAAAGAAATAGGTGGTAAATCTCAAGAAATAAAAGAAAAAACTTATTTCAAACTATACACAAATCATGGAGAAAATCCTTATGATTCTAAATATGCATATGTAATTTTACCTATGTTTAATGAAGAAGAAGTAAAAAAATATGATGTAGATAATATAAAAATAATACGTCAAGATAATGATGTACATGCAATATATGATAAAAAAAGAAATATAACAGGATATAATTTCTGGACAGATAAGGAAATAAAAATTAATGATGTTAAAGTTAATTCAAAATTATCTTTAATTAAGATAGAAAAGGGAAAATCTATTATACTTGCTATAAGTGATCCTACACATCTATCTAAAAAAGAAACTTTAATAGAATTAGATGGTAAATATCAACTTTTATCAGAAAATAAAGATGTTAAATTAGAAATTACAAATAATATTACGAAAATAAAGGTAAATCTTGTAAATCAAGGTAAATCTGTTGTAATAAATTTAAAAAAAATATAA
- a CDS encoding sulfatase family protein: MSKPNLLFLFADQWRRNSVGFMGKEDVITPNIDLFSNEALSFENAVSGCPLCSPSRASILTGTYPITHGVWTNCKIGLNEVGLKESSITITDVLKKNGYNTGYIGKWHLDSPEMNRSENPVSGARDWDAFTPPGKKRHGVDYWYSYGAYDNHLKPHYWNNDEKMIEIDKWSVEHETDKAIEFLEKNKGNTFSLFVSWNPPHTPLDLVPEKYLKMYEGKTLKVNPNVILENVIDHTESMKESLNFNEEEYQMVMKKYFAAITGIDENFGRIINYLKENDLYENTVIILTADHGEMLCGQGLWSKHVWYEESIGIPFLIRYGNKCLTGKTDTVMSCVDIMPTILSLMDLDIPETVEGTNLKTTLLEDVENDNKAFIACYPGQIPAIKEFEKVNEDNKRYGWRAVKTKTHTYVVNRGYRPNREVQRYLYDNINDEYQLNPLKLNDSSEDKLSNELENLLKEWAIKYKDKFKF; this comes from the coding sequence ATGAGTAAACCGAATTTGTTATTTCTATTTGCTGATCAATGGAGAAGAAACTCTGTAGGATTTATGGGGAAAGAAGATGTAATAACACCTAATATAGATTTATTTTCAAATGAAGCACTTTCTTTTGAAAATGCTGTAAGTGGGTGTCCTCTTTGTTCGCCAAGTAGAGCAAGTATATTAACAGGAACATACCCTATAACTCATGGTGTATGGACAAATTGTAAAATAGGTTTAAATGAAGTTGGATTAAAAGAAAGTTCTATTACAATTACTGATGTGTTAAAGAAAAATGGATATAATACGGGTTATATAGGTAAATGGCATCTTGATAGTCCTGAAATGAATAGGAGTGAAAATCCTGTTTCAGGAGCAAGGGATTGGGATGCCTTTACTCCTCCTGGTAAAAAGCGTCATGGAGTAGATTATTGGTATTCATATGGAGCTTATGATAATCATTTAAAACCTCATTATTGGAATAATGATGAAAAAATGATAGAAATAGATAAGTGGTCTGTAGAACATGAAACTGATAAGGCAATAGAATTCCTTGAAAAAAATAAGGGAAATACTTTTTCTTTATTTGTATCATGGAATCCACCGCATACTCCACTTGATTTAGTTCCTGAAAAGTATTTGAAAATGTATGAAGGTAAGACTTTAAAGGTAAATCCTAATGTAATACTTGAAAATGTTATAGATCATACAGAAAGTATGAAAGAAAGTCTTAATTTTAATGAAGAAGAATATCAAATGGTTATGAAAAAATATTTTGCTGCAATAACAGGAATTGATGAAAACTTTGGAAGAATAATAAATTATTTAAAAGAAAATGATTTATATGAAAATACAGTGATTATTCTTACAGCAGATCATGGAGAAATGCTTTGTGGACAAGGTTTATGGAGTAAACATGTTTGGTATGAAGAATCTATAGGAATTCCATTTTTGATAAGATATGGAAATAAATGTTTAACAGGTAAAACAGATACTGTAATGAGTTGTGTTGATATAATGCCTACAATATTATCTTTAATGGATTTAGATATACCAGAAACTGTAGAAGGTACAAATTTAAAAACTACATTATTAGAAGATGTAGAAAATGATAATAAGGCATTTATTGCATGTTATCCAGGACAAATACCTGCTATAAAAGAATTTGAAAAGGTAAATGAAGATAATAAAAGATATGGATGGCGTGCAGTAAAAACTAAAACACATACATATGTTGTAAATAGAGGATATAGACCAAATAGAGAAGTTCAGAGATATCTATATGATAATATCAATGATGAATATCAACTAAATCCTTTAAAATTAAATGACAGTTCTGAAGATAAATTATCTAATGAATTAGAAAATTTACTAAAAGAATGGGCTATTAAATATAAAGATAAATTTAAGTTTTAG